The genomic window AGCCCGTCTACGTCAACACCACCACCGATCAGGAAGAGGTGGCCAGGGTTATGTCCCGCTACGACCTCCACACCATTCCGGTGGTGGATAAGGAAAATCGGCTTGTCGGTATAGTTACTTTCGACGACGTCTTAGATATCCTCGAGGAAGAGGCCACCGAGGACTTCGAGAGGATGGCGGGAATTCAGCCTGTCGAGGACAGTTATCTGGACGTAAACATCCTCACTATGGCCAGAAAGAGGTTTATGTGGCTGGTCATATGCATAATCACCGAGGCCTTCACCTCCACCGTCCTTAAACACTATTCCCAGACGATACAGACGGTGGTCGCCCTGACCTACTTCATTCCTCTGCTTATAGGAACCGGTGGAAACGCCGGTACCCAGGCGGCTACCCTCATGATCCGAGGCATGACCGTAGGGGATATCACTAGAAAAGACATAGGAAAAATACTTCTTCGGGAGACCGCCTCGGGCCTTCTCCTCGGAGGGGCCTTGGCGGTCCTCGGTTTCGCCAGGGCCATGGTGCTGGATACAGGCTTTGACGTGGCTATGGTGCTTACCTTTGCGGTAGTATCCGTCGTACTCATGGGAAACCTCGCCGGAGCAATCCTTCCTCTGATAGCCAGGGCCTTGAAGATGGATCCGGCGATTATGTCCGGTCCCTTTATAACGACTATCGTCGATGTCTTTGGGCTGATAGTCTATTTTGAGATAGCTAGAATGGTGCTAAAAACCTAAAATCGTGGGGAAGGTGTAATGAATATGAGAAAACTATCCATGTTAGTGCTCTGTCTGTGCCTGTTTTCAAGTCCTCTGTCAGCGGAGGATTTCCTCACCGTCGAGAAGGCCCTGGAGTTGGCTTACGACAACAACCCCGTCCTAATGGCCTCTCTCTCGAAAGAGGAGCAGGCCAGACAGCAGATAGCCCAGGTTCGAGCGTCCAGACTGCCCCAGCTAGGGGTCTCTCTGGCGGGCCAATTCTCCAAAGACGCCACTACTTACGCCGTCTTAGGGCCCACAGGTGTTCCTACAGGGAATGTTGCCGCTGCGGGCTGGCAGAACGCTTTTCAGGCGGCCCTTAGCCTCAACTGGCTTCTCTACAGCAGCGGGACCGTCCCCAACGCCATAAAGGCCAAAGAGCTCGCGCTAAAGGGGGTTCAGGCCCAATCGGTCAGGACCGGTCAGGCTGTTGAGAACGGCGTCAGAAAGGCCTACTATTCCCTCCAGAGGGCCAGGGCCAAGCTTTTGGTCGCTCAGGAGGCCCTTGATCTGGCGAAAGAACACCTCTCCCAGGTCGAATCGTTCTATCGCTACGGTGTCGTGGCCAAAAATCAGGTGCTCAGGGTTCAAGTCGACGTCTCCGACGGAAAACTGAACGTTATAAAGGCTGAAAACGCTGTGGAGGTAGGTTGGAGTGCCCTTGAAAGGGCTGTGGGAACCGCTCTAAAGGATCGATATACCCTCCCCGAGTCGGAGACCTCCGTCTCCGATCGGACTGTCCCTGAGGACCCGCTCTCCGCAGCGATGATCTATAGACCTGAGCTGGTCGCTTTGGAGTATTCCAGACAGTCCGCCCTATCTATGGCTAAGTCAGCTGCCGGGACGAGAGGTCCTCAAATTGGGCTTCAGGGGCAGCTCAAAGAGGTGGATAATTCCTTTTTCCCCAGCGATAACGACGATTGGACGGTATCTATCTCCGCTACCTGGACCTTCTTCGACGGAGGAGAAAGTCTAGCCAAAGAGAGGGAGGCGAAGGCCGCCGCTCAGGAGCTCGTCCACTCCATAGAGGACCTCAAAAAACAGATTTCTATGGAAATTTCCTCCGGCAAACTGAACCTTGAGTCCGCTCTCCAGAGGATCGAGGTGGCCAGGGACCAGGTGGCCAGTGCGGAAGAGGACTATCGAATGGCACTTAAAAGATATACCGCCAACGTGGGTACCAACATAGACGTTTTGGACGCCAGGGTCTCCCTGTCGAACGCTAAAACCCAGCTGGTGGATGCCGTTTACGACACCTACACCGCTAGGTCCGACCTGGAGTACGCCGTAGGTTCTTCGGGGAAATTTATACTGAAATCCGATAGTTGACATACCCA from Dethiosulfovibrio salsuginis includes these protein-coding regions:
- the mgtE gene encoding magnesium transporter produces the protein MDLRESVEQRFARIGLMLERKCFSEAKEHLSAMEPADIAEGLEELSSTQMVLYFRLLPKDLAIEVFEVMRWDEQQRLIEHVTDKEVGEIIEDMSDDDRTVLLDELPAKTVKKLLLQLSPEERQLANRLLNYTEGSAGRVMTPEFIDLKKGMTAEEAVGRIRSVARKKETIYTCFVIDDARHLQGVVELEDLIMAGSKTEVESIMDDEPVYVNTTTDQEEVARVMSRYDLHTIPVVDKENRLVGIVTFDDVLDILEEEATEDFERMAGIQPVEDSYLDVNILTMARKRFMWLVICIITEAFTSTVLKHYSQTIQTVVALTYFIPLLIGTGGNAGTQAATLMIRGMTVGDITRKDIGKILLRETASGLLLGGALAVLGFARAMVLDTGFDVAMVLTFAVVSVVLMGNLAGAILPLIARALKMDPAIMSGPFITTIVDVFGLIVYFEIARMVLKT
- a CDS encoding TolC family protein, which encodes MNMRKLSMLVLCLCLFSSPLSAEDFLTVEKALELAYDNNPVLMASLSKEEQARQQIAQVRASRLPQLGVSLAGQFSKDATTYAVLGPTGVPTGNVAAAGWQNAFQAALSLNWLLYSSGTVPNAIKAKELALKGVQAQSVRTGQAVENGVRKAYYSLQRARAKLLVAQEALDLAKEHLSQVESFYRYGVVAKNQVLRVQVDVSDGKLNVIKAENAVEVGWSALERAVGTALKDRYTLPESETSVSDRTVPEDPLSAAMIYRPELVALEYSRQSALSMAKSAAGTRGPQIGLQGQLKEVDNSFFPSDNDDWTVSISATWTFFDGGESLAKEREAKAAAQELVHSIEDLKKQISMEISSGKLNLESALQRIEVARDQVASAEEDYRMALKRYTANVGTNIDVLDARVSLSNAKTQLVDAVYDTYTARSDLEYAVGSSGKFILKSDS